From a single Okeanomitos corallinicola TIOX110 genomic region:
- the ndhL gene encoding NAD(P)H-quinone oxidoreductase subunit L, with amino-acid sequence MVVALLYLSLAGAYLLVIPMVVMLYMKLRWYSASSIERGFMYFLVFFFFPGLLLLSPIANLRPRPRKIV; translated from the coding sequence ATGGTTGTAGCACTACTGTATTTAAGTTTAGCCGGAGCTTATCTCCTGGTCATACCAATGGTTGTGATGCTTTATATGAAATTGCGGTGGTATTCAGCTAGTTCTATAGAGCGTGGGTTCATGTACTTTTTGGTGTTCTTCTTCTTTCCGGGTTTGTTGCTGCTCTCCCCAATAGCAAATCTGAGACCTCGACCCAGAAAGATTGTTTAG
- a CDS encoding two-component regulator propeller domain-containing protein — translation MVIFRTRIRLFIISILLGLIAVPSLQTSTLGQNSSTQKSTATYPVAPPPNRVDPLPDDRDVLERQAETDYRISNLLKDFTGNLWVASWRGLSRIDPNTGNIIARVSLPNLKIDALAQDKVGRLWVGNYQGLTRVDPRTNEITAQNLLLPSKRVLSLLIDKRGYLWTGTDAGLVLVSPDEGLIMTTVKNLPGVSGNAMTLDADGHLWVGTLDGLVRVNTASALVIKRIDNLPGGTVQALAISPEGLIWAGMPNQLLVVNPKTGIVMRSVTPLRGKNVTSVSFAEDGSVWVGTSNGLLRLNPSTGALLDQVAGLPSSRVLTIAPDVGNKLWVGTSEGLAWLMPTMDQARPHFGFGRSVK, via the coding sequence GTGGTAATATTTCGGACACGCATTCGTTTATTCATCATATCTATTCTACTGGGGTTAATAGCTGTACCCAGTCTGCAAACATCCACATTAGGGCAAAATAGCTCCACTCAAAAATCAACAGCGACTTACCCAGTTGCACCACCTCCTAATAGAGTAGATCCCCTACCAGATGACAGAGATGTATTAGAAAGACAAGCCGAAACCGATTATAGAATTAGTAACTTATTAAAAGACTTCACTGGTAACTTATGGGTAGCATCTTGGCGGGGTTTATCCCGTATTGACCCCAACACAGGTAATATTATTGCCCGTGTCAGTTTACCAAATTTGAAAATAGACGCATTAGCTCAAGATAAAGTTGGTCGTTTATGGGTAGGAAACTATCAAGGTCTAACTAGAGTAGATCCACGGACGAATGAAATTACTGCCCAGAATCTATTACTACCTTCTAAAAGAGTATTATCACTGTTAATAGATAAAAGAGGTTATTTGTGGACAGGTACTGATGCGGGTTTAGTTTTAGTCAGTCCCGATGAAGGATTGATTATGACCACTGTTAAAAATTTACCTGGTGTCAGTGGTAACGCCATGACTTTAGATGCAGATGGTCATTTATGGGTAGGGACTTTAGATGGACTGGTGAGGGTAAATACTGCCAGTGCATTAGTTATAAAGAGGATAGATAATTTACCAGGGGGAACAGTACAGGCTTTAGCTATTAGCCCCGAAGGATTAATATGGGCAGGAATGCCGAATCAATTATTGGTAGTGAACCCGAAAACTGGAATTGTCATGCGTTCTGTAACTCCCTTACGTGGTAAAAATGTCACTTCTGTCAGTTTCGCTGAAGATGGTAGTGTTTGGGTTGGTACTAGCAATGGTTTGTTAAGATTAAATCCCAGCACAGGAGCTTTATTAGATCAAGTTGCAGGTTTACCTTCTAGTCGGGTACTAACTATTGCTCCAGATGTGGGTAATAAATTATGGGTGGGAACTAGCGAAGGTTTAGCTTGGTTAATGCCTACAATGGATCAAGCAAGACCTCATTTTGGTTTTGGTCGCAGTGTAAAGTAG
- a CDS encoding heterocyst differentiation related protein has translation MSESMAFIGGVAVAGLAALLLLKGTNTAVQQPNFAVAPQMPGTVVAPQVMQPSMQYPPNYGQPVYSNVQPIAPNNDQALQMQKFEMEMQKLKTDNEQLRLQNQQLQGQMQNIATQKQWELAQVQNQQKLAPAPLEQKSWLDSPILWAVGGATLTIGGGVVVAGVLSLFAPKQRPTRTVQVIHPYNGQTPPLATMRRAEFLPSSRSEARRVETAEYDELR, from the coding sequence ATGAGTGAAAGTATGGCATTTATCGGTGGAGTTGCGGTAGCTGGTCTGGCTGCTCTTCTTTTGTTAAAAGGAACAAACACAGCCGTACAACAACCTAACTTTGCGGTTGCCCCACAAATGCCAGGTACGGTTGTAGCACCCCAGGTAATGCAGCCATCAATGCAATACCCTCCTAACTATGGGCAACCAGTATATTCTAATGTTCAACCAATTGCACCTAATAACGACCAAGCTTTGCAAATGCAAAAGTTTGAGATGGAGATGCAGAAGTTGAAAACAGATAATGAACAATTGCGCTTGCAAAACCAACAACTCCAAGGTCAAATGCAAAATATTGCCACTCAAAAGCAGTGGGAATTAGCCCAAGTACAAAACCAACAAAAATTAGCACCAGCACCATTAGAGCAAAAATCCTGGTTGGATTCACCTATACTTTGGGCTGTAGGTGGTGCAACATTAACCATCGGTGGTGGTGTAGTTGTAGCTGGAGTTTTATCTTTATTTGCTCCCAAACAACGTCCTACCCGTACCGTACAGGTAATTCATCCTTATAACGGACAAACACCGCCTTTAGCGACAATGCGAAGAGCAGAATTTTTACCTTCCTCTCGCTCAGAAGCTAGACGAGTAGAAACAGCAGAATACGACGAACTACGGTAA
- the panB gene encoding 3-methyl-2-oxobutanoate hydroxymethyltransferase: MAITTQQLIQWKQQGKPIVALTGWDYAIAQLLDTAGVDLILVGDSLAVVLGYETTLPITLDEMVHHAKAVRRGVSRALVVVDLPFLSYQESISQAMHSAGRILKETGAQAVKLEGGYPAMIETVSRLVQAGIPVMGHVGLTPQSIHQLGLRQQGKTQVDQQRILNEAIALEQAGVFSLVLEHIPANLASEITHKLRIPTIGIGAGSECDGQVLVTSDILGLSEKQPPFAKVYTNLREQITKAVQSYSLDVREGKFL, encoded by the coding sequence ATGGCAATTACTACCCAGCAATTAATACAATGGAAACAGCAGGGGAAGCCGATTGTGGCTTTGACTGGTTGGGATTATGCGATCGCTCAACTTTTAGATACTGCTGGTGTAGATTTAATTTTAGTTGGTGATTCTTTGGCGGTTGTACTGGGATATGAGACGACTTTACCAATTACTTTAGATGAAATGGTTCATCATGCCAAAGCGGTGCGTCGTGGTGTAAGTAGGGCTTTGGTGGTGGTAGATTTACCGTTTTTATCCTATCAAGAGAGTATTTCCCAAGCGATGCACTCAGCTGGAAGAATTCTTAAAGAAACGGGCGCACAGGCGGTAAAATTGGAAGGTGGTTATCCGGCAATGATTGAAACGGTATCTCGGTTGGTGCAAGCGGGTATTCCGGTTATGGGTCATGTGGGTTTAACACCGCAGTCAATTCATCAACTGGGTTTAAGACAACAGGGGAAAACGCAGGTAGATCAACAGAGAATTTTAAATGAGGCGATCGCCTTAGAACAAGCAGGTGTATTTTCTCTGGTTTTAGAACATATACCTGCTAATTTGGCATCAGAAATTACTCACAAGTTGCGTATTCCTACTATTGGTATTGGTGCAGGTTCAGAGTGCGATGGTCAGGTTTTAGTTACTTCTGATATTTTGGGGCTATCGGAGAAACAGCCGCCGTTTGCTAAGGTTTATACTAATTTACGAGAACAAATTACTAAAGCAGTACAGAGTTACAGTTTAGATGTGCGTGAAGGTAAGTTTCTGTAA
- the mgtE gene encoding magnesium transporter, translating into MLTQEVRNSLDVADLNQLKLDLNHLQPVDVGEYIAQLPQKQRAIAFRLLNKGRAIDVFEYLPTEVQEELLNSLQDLQVVNLVEEMSPDERAYLFDELPAGVVKRLIQQLSPEERQATATILGYPEGTAGRVMTTEYVRLQEGLTIGEALNKIRLQDEDKETIYYAYVTDNNRKLVSVVSLRQLLFTFPDVLIKDIASSHVVKVKTETLQEEVARVMQRYDLIAIPVVDREERLVGIITIDDVIDILEEEATEDIQKLGGVSGDEEALSPAHVTIRKRLPWLLGIMGLYIGAASAIAPFQQVIAAVPVLAVIMPIFSNTGGTVGIQALTVTIRGLGVGEVTPKDTGKILRKELLAGFGTAVVLCVTMMLLSLIWAKPEERWVAVVAGVVMATNTMIAVSLGTLLPIGLQRLKLDPALMSGPLVTTLLDTIGFLTFLSIVSISLNVFHLTP; encoded by the coding sequence ATGCTGACACAGGAAGTTCGCAATTCATTGGATGTTGCCGACCTCAATCAGTTAAAGTTGGATTTGAACCATTTGCAACCAGTGGATGTGGGAGAATATATTGCCCAATTACCTCAAAAACAAAGGGCGATCGCCTTTCGTTTACTAAATAAAGGTCGAGCGATAGATGTATTTGAATATTTACCGACAGAAGTACAAGAAGAACTTTTAAATTCTCTCCAAGATTTACAAGTTGTGAATCTGGTAGAAGAAATGAGTCCTGATGAAAGGGCATATTTATTTGATGAACTGCCAGCGGGAGTGGTAAAAAGATTAATTCAACAACTTAGCCCAGAAGAAAGACAAGCTACTGCAACTATTTTAGGTTATCCAGAAGGAACTGCTGGACGGGTAATGACTACTGAATATGTGCGGTTACAAGAAGGTTTAACTATTGGTGAAGCGTTAAATAAAATCCGTTTACAAGATGAAGATAAAGAGACAATTTACTACGCTTATGTCACAGACAATAATCGTAAATTAGTTAGTGTTGTTTCTTTGCGTCAATTATTATTTACTTTTCCCGATGTCTTAATTAAAGATATTGCCAGTTCTCATGTGGTGAAAGTGAAAACTGAAACCCTACAGGAAGAAGTTGCTAGAGTCATGCAACGTTATGATTTAATTGCTATTCCTGTAGTTGATAGAGAGGAAAGATTAGTAGGAATTATCACCATTGATGATGTCATTGATATTTTAGAAGAAGAAGCTACAGAGGACATCCAAAAATTAGGAGGTGTCAGTGGTGATGAAGAAGCTTTGTCCCCTGCTCATGTGACTATTAGAAAACGCTTACCTTGGTTATTGGGGATTATGGGATTGTATATTGGCGCTGCTAGTGCGATCGCTCCCTTTCAACAGGTAATTGCTGCTGTCCCGGTTTTAGCGGTGATTATGCCTATTTTTTCCAACACTGGGGGGACGGTAGGTATTCAAGCTTTAACAGTCACAATTCGTGGTTTAGGGGTAGGTGAAGTTACACCCAAGGACACGGGGAAAATTCTCCGTAAAGAACTACTCGCCGGTTTTGGTACTGCTGTTGTTTTATGTGTAACCATGATGTTACTTTCTCTAATTTGGGCTAAACCGGAAGAGAGATGGGTGGCTGTAGTAGCAGGTGTGGTGATGGCTACAAATACAATGATTGCTGTGAGCTTAGGTACTCTGTTACCAATAGGATTACAACGACTCAAGTTAGACCCTGCATTGATGAGTGGTCCGTTAGTAACTACCCTGTTGGATACTATTGGTTTTTTAACTTTTTTAAGTATTGTTTCTATTTCTTTAAATGTGTTCCATTTAACTCCTTAA
- a CDS encoding chaperonin family protein RbcX — protein sequence MNIKQIAKDTARTLQSYLTYQALITVLAQLGETNPPLAHWLQNFSAGKIQDGEAYIEELFLVKSDLALRIMTVREHIAVEVTEFLPEMVRTGIQQANMEQRRQHLERITQLNLSSPSPNTEQQTISDPDLDNLSS from the coding sequence ATGAACATAAAGCAAATTGCGAAAGATACAGCTAGAACTTTGCAAAGTTATCTGACTTATCAGGCACTTATAACTGTTTTAGCACAGCTAGGCGAAACGAATCCTCCTTTAGCACATTGGTTGCAAAACTTTTCTGCTGGAAAAATCCAAGACGGAGAAGCATATATAGAGGAACTGTTTCTAGTCAAGTCAGATTTGGCTTTACGGATTATGACTGTCAGGGAACATATTGCGGTAGAGGTGACAGAATTTTTACCGGAAATGGTGCGTACTGGCATTCAGCAGGCAAATATGGAACAGCGTCGCCAGCATCTTGAACGTATTACGCAATTAAATTTATCCAGTCCCAGCCCAAACACTGAACAGCAGACTATCTCAGATCCTGATTTAGATAATTTATCTAGTTAG
- a CDS encoding SDR family oxidoreductase, with product MQDKVIVIVGASGGIGSALTRKLANVGAKLVLAARDGINLATLANELSGRVLTVPTDITQPEQVEALIQTTLAHFGQIDILVNAAGLGILKGYNNIEPAELERILDLNLKGSFYTSQAAAKEMQKRKSGHICNIVGILGKHSMPMAAAYSASKFGVVGFSKCMAEELKRFGVKFTLFYFGGVDSPFWNNVSLKVDRSKMLSCDTAAEAIFYALSAAPEAVPMEINIQPDSHLFF from the coding sequence ATGCAGGATAAGGTTATTGTCATCGTTGGTGCTAGTGGTGGAATTGGTTCAGCTTTGACTCGTAAATTGGCAAATGTAGGGGCTAAATTAGTATTGGCTGCTAGGGATGGCATTAATTTAGCCACATTAGCAAATGAGTTATCGGGACGAGTGTTGACAGTTCCCACGGATATCACTCAACCTGAACAAGTAGAAGCATTAATACAAACAACTCTGGCACATTTTGGTCAAATTGATATTTTAGTCAATGCTGCTGGTTTAGGTATTCTTAAAGGATATAACAACATAGAACCAGCAGAATTAGAGAGAATTTTGGATCTGAATTTAAAAGGTAGCTTTTACACTTCTCAAGCAGCTGCCAAAGAAATGCAAAAACGCAAATCTGGTCATATCTGCAATATCGTGGGAATTTTGGGTAAACATTCCATGCCGATGGCTGCGGCTTATTCTGCTTCTAAATTTGGGGTTGTGGGTTTTAGTAAGTGTATGGCAGAAGAACTAAAACGCTTTGGTGTTAAGTTTACTCTCTTCTATTTTGGTGGTGTAGATTCTCCATTTTGGAATAACGTCAGTTTAAAAGTAGACAGAAGTAAAATGCTTAGTTGTGACACTGCGGCTGAGGCAATTTTCTATGCTTTATCTGCTGCACCTGAAGCTGTACCCATGGAAATTAATATTCAACCAGATAGTCATTTGTTCTTTTAA
- a CDS encoding form I ribulose bisphosphate carboxylase large subunit → MSYAQTSTQSKSGYQAGVKDYRLTYYTPDYTPKDTDILAAFRMTPQPGVPPEEAGAAVAAESSTGTWTTVWTDLLTDLDRYKGRCYDIEQVAGEDNQYICYVAYPLDLFEEGSVTNMLTSIVGNVFGFKALRALRLEDLRIPVAYLKTFQGPPHGIQVERDKLNKYGRPLLGCTIKPKLGLSAKNYGRAVYECLRGGLDFTKDDENINSAPFQRWRDRFLFVAEAIHKAQAETGEIKGHYLNVTAPTCEQMLERAEYAKELKMPIIMHDYLTAGFTANTTLAHWCRKNGILLHIHRAMHAVIDRQKNHGIHFRVLAKTLRMSGGDHIHTGTVVGKLEGERGITMGFVDLLRENYVEQDKSRGIYFTQDWASMPGVMAVASGGIHVWHMPALLEIFGDDSVLQFGGGTLGHPWGNAPGATANRVALEACVQARNEGRNLAREGNDIIREAAKWSPELAVACELWKEIKFEFEAMDTV, encoded by the coding sequence ATGTCTTACGCGCAAACTTCGACTCAGAGCAAATCTGGGTATCAAGCTGGGGTTAAAGATTACAGACTTACTTATTACACACCTGATTACACACCTAAAGATACAGATATTCTTGCCGCATTCCGGATGACTCCTCAGCCTGGAGTTCCACCCGAAGAAGCTGGTGCTGCTGTAGCTGCTGAGTCTTCTACAGGTACTTGGACAACTGTATGGACAGACTTGTTGACCGACCTAGACCGCTACAAAGGTCGTTGTTATGACATCGAGCAAGTTGCTGGTGAAGATAACCAATATATTTGCTACGTGGCTTATCCTCTGGACTTGTTTGAGGAAGGTTCTGTAACCAATATGTTGACCTCTATTGTAGGTAACGTATTCGGTTTCAAAGCTTTACGTGCATTACGTTTAGAAGATTTACGGATTCCCGTAGCTTACTTGAAAACCTTCCAAGGACCTCCTCACGGTATTCAAGTTGAGCGCGACAAATTGAACAAGTATGGTCGTCCTTTGTTGGGTTGTACAATTAAGCCCAAATTAGGTCTATCTGCTAAAAACTACGGACGTGCTGTTTACGAATGTTTACGTGGTGGTTTGGACTTCACCAAAGACGACGAAAACATCAACTCTGCACCATTCCAAAGATGGCGCGATCGCTTCTTGTTCGTAGCAGAAGCAATCCACAAAGCACAAGCAGAAACCGGCGAAATCAAAGGTCACTACTTAAACGTAACCGCGCCTACCTGTGAACAAATGCTGGAAAGGGCTGAGTACGCTAAAGAACTCAAAATGCCCATCATCATGCACGACTACCTGACCGCAGGTTTCACAGCTAACACCACTTTGGCTCATTGGTGTCGTAAGAACGGTATTTTGCTACACATTCACCGTGCTATGCACGCCGTTATTGACCGTCAGAAGAACCACGGTATTCACTTCCGTGTATTAGCTAAAACCCTCCGTATGTCTGGTGGTGACCACATTCACACTGGTACAGTTGTAGGTAAATTAGAAGGTGAACGCGGTATCACCATGGGCTTCGTTGACTTGTTACGTGAAAACTACGTTGAGCAAGACAAGTCTCGCGGTATCTACTTCACCCAAGATTGGGCTTCTATGCCTGGTGTAATGGCAGTTGCTTCTGGTGGTATCCACGTATGGCATATGCCCGCACTTCTAGAAATCTTTGGTGATGACTCCGTACTACAGTTTGGTGGTGGTACACTTGGTCACCCCTGGGGTAACGCTCCTGGTGCAACCGCTAACCGTGTAGCTCTAGAAGCTTGTGTTCAAGCTCGTAACGAAGGCCGCAACTTGGCTCGTGAAGGTAACGACATTATCCGCGAAGCGGCTAAGTGGTCTCCTGAGTTGGCTGTTGCTTGCGAACTGTGGAAAGAAATCAAGTTCGAGTTTGAAGCAATGGATACCGTCTGA
- a CDS encoding DUF3007 family protein, translated as MRRIDALGIALGIFLAGGLAYLGLQLVGLNSQDAGIWSQFLLVVGLIGWLATYLFRAGNKKMTYHQQREEYEKAFLQKRLDELSPEELAKIQAEIESEN; from the coding sequence ATGCGACGCATTGATGCACTCGGAATTGCTTTGGGCATTTTTTTGGCTGGTGGTTTGGCTTATCTAGGATTACAGCTAGTTGGTTTAAACAGTCAAGATGCTGGAATTTGGAGTCAGTTTTTACTGGTTGTTGGTTTAATAGGTTGGTTAGCCACATATCTTTTCCGTGCAGGGAATAAAAAAATGACCTACCACCAACAACGGGAAGAATACGAAAAAGCTTTTCTACAAAAGCGACTAGATGAACTAAGTCCTGAAGAATTAGCGAAAATACAAGCTGAAATTGAATCCGAAAATTAG
- a CDS encoding ribulose bisphosphate carboxylase small subunit, producing the protein MQTLPKERRYETLSYLPPLSDAQIAKQVQYILSQGYIPAVEFNETSEPTELFWTMWKLPLFGAKSTQEVLSEVQSCRSQYSNCYIRVVGFDNIKQCQVLSFIVHKPSRY; encoded by the coding sequence ATGCAAACTTTACCAAAAGAGCGTCGTTACGAAACCCTCTCTTACCTTCCCCCCTTATCTGACGCGCAAATCGCTAAACAAGTTCAGTACATTCTGAGTCAAGGTTACATTCCAGCAGTTGAGTTCAATGAAACTTCTGAACCTACTGAGTTGTTCTGGACAATGTGGAAGCTACCTTTGTTTGGTGCTAAGTCTACTCAAGAAGTTTTAAGTGAAGTTCAATCTTGCCGTTCTCAGTACAGCAACTGCTACATCCGTGTTGTTGGTTTTGACAACATCAAACAGTGCCAAGTTTTAAGCTTCATCGTTCACAAACCCAGCAGATACTAA
- a CDS encoding protein kinase gives MIGKLLDHRYQVIRVLATGGFGQTYIAEDTRRPGNPICVVKHLKPVSTDPKIFETAKRLFNNEAETLERLGNHDQVPRLLAYFDENQEFFLVQEYIDGHTISEELIPGQPWSQNQVMQLLLEVLGVLEFVHQQGVIHRDIKPDNIIRRTADYKLVLVDFGAVKQLRSPLVSVGAHPTATVAIGTPGYMPTEQGQGKPRPNSDIYSLGIIAIQALTGISASQFPEDPNTGEILWQHFKPVNNHLAEILTKMVRYHFKDRYQTATEALQTCREFVNMNSTFSVAPQSPQQVGYKPPKTTSQFLSQPTVAVAPANPVVNRPTQRNHNQSKSDPLPLIIGLFLAGGAAALVTNLYPNFKNLTANWMGKDRTSAKACAAIVAPNSNIRSEPSAINSDSILKTLGDASDFQVTGQRTKRGWVGLKLKSGRSAWAHSDVITNNQQWISCLRNQGVSIQTVDDGSLIASRPVPKPTPIAVTPQPEKSEPSTAESVNEDQQKIVEKARQKFESGDLPGAIAQLRTIPKNAASGIKETVEIVNQWQADWEKAEALANEINKAIDNGQWDQVLAYRDQPEKLPDIKYWQDKLQPLFQEAAKNASKQVLPKEDPKTAPDQPTTTKASTQTEKDDSNN, from the coding sequence ATGATAGGCAAACTACTAGATCACCGATATCAAGTTATCAGAGTTTTGGCAACGGGAGGATTTGGTCAAACTTATATTGCTGAAGATACTAGGCGGCCTGGTAATCCCATTTGTGTTGTCAAGCATCTCAAACCCGTCAGCACTGATCCAAAAATCTTTGAAACTGCTAAACGTCTATTCAATAATGAAGCGGAAACTCTAGAAAGATTGGGTAATCATGACCAAGTACCTAGACTATTGGCTTATTTTGACGAAAATCAAGAATTTTTCCTAGTTCAAGAATACATTGACGGACACACTATTAGTGAAGAACTCATCCCTGGCCAGCCTTGGAGTCAAAACCAAGTTATGCAGTTGTTGCTGGAAGTGCTAGGTGTTTTAGAGTTTGTCCATCAACAAGGTGTCATTCACCGCGATATTAAACCAGATAATATTATCCGTCGTACTGCTGATTATAAGTTAGTTTTGGTAGATTTTGGGGCTGTCAAACAATTAAGATCGCCTCTGGTATCTGTAGGCGCACATCCTACCGCTACTGTGGCTATTGGTACTCCGGGCTATATGCCAACAGAACAAGGACAAGGTAAACCCCGTCCCAACAGCGATATTTATTCTCTGGGAATTATTGCTATTCAAGCTTTAACAGGAATATCTGCTAGTCAATTTCCCGAAGATCCCAACACGGGAGAAATTCTCTGGCAACATTTTAAACCTGTCAATAACCACTTGGCAGAAATTCTGACTAAGATGGTACGTTATCATTTTAAAGATCGTTATCAAACAGCGACGGAAGCACTACAGACTTGTAGAGAGTTTGTAAATATGAATTCTACTTTTTCTGTTGCGCCCCAATCTCCTCAACAAGTCGGCTACAAGCCACCCAAAACTACTTCTCAATTTTTATCACAGCCTACTGTAGCCGTAGCACCTGCTAATCCTGTGGTTAATCGGCCTACTCAAAGAAATCACAATCAGAGTAAATCAGATCCTTTACCTTTGATTATTGGTTTATTTTTGGCTGGTGGTGCAGCAGCTTTAGTTACCAATTTATATCCCAATTTTAAGAATTTAACCGCTAATTGGATGGGGAAAGATCGTACTTCAGCGAAGGCTTGTGCGGCAATAGTAGCACCTAATTCTAATATTCGTTCTGAACCAAGTGCGATTAATTCTGATAGTATTCTCAAAACTCTGGGTGATGCTAGTGATTTTCAAGTTACTGGTCAGCGCACAAAAAGAGGTTGGGTAGGATTAAAACTTAAATCGGGACGTTCTGCTTGGGCCCATTCTGATGTAATTACCAATAATCAACAATGGATTTCTTGTTTACGAAATCAAGGAGTTTCTATCCAAACTGTAGATGACGGTTCTTTAATAGCTTCTCGTCCTGTTCCTAAACCAACACCTATTGCTGTTACTCCTCAACCGGAAAAGTCTGAGCCATCTACGGCTGAATCTGTAAATGAAGATCAGCAGAAAATTGTCGAAAAAGCACGTCAGAAATTTGAATCAGGAGATTTACCAGGGGCGATCGCTCAGTTAAGAACTATTCCTAAAAATGCTGCTTCTGGGATCAAAGAAACGGTGGAAATTGTGAACCAATGGCAAGCAGATTGGGAAAAAGCGGAAGCATTAGCTAATGAGATTAATAAAGCTATTGATAATGGTCAATGGGATCAGGTTTTAGCCTATCGAGATCAACCTGAAAAATTACCTGATATTAAATATTGGCAAGATAAGTTACAGCCTTTGTTTCAAGAAGCTGCTAAAAATGCTTCTAAACAGGTTCTACCTAAAGAAGATCCAAAAACTGCTCCAGACCAACCTACAACTACTAAAGCATCTACCCAGACAGAAAAAGATGATAGTAACAACTAA
- the trpA gene encoding tryptophan synthase subunit alpha — protein sequence MTAISRCFEILRRNHECALIPFITAGDPDLETTAKALQVLDRSGADIIELGVPYSDPLADGPVIQAAATRALQRGTTLDQVLAMVKDITPTLKAPIILFTYYNPIMHRGIDKFLGQIKDAGVAGLVVPDLPLEEAAGLLKPASEMGIDLVLLVAPTSSAERIEAIARASQGFIYLVSVTGVTGMRSQMESRVSDLLTQIRSVTDKPIGVGFGIADLQQARQVKEWGADAAIVGSAIVKRLAEGTPEQGLSAIAQFCQNLKETIKTPS from the coding sequence ATGACTGCAATTTCTCGTTGTTTTGAAATTTTACGACGGAATCATGAGTGCGCTCTGATTCCGTTTATTACTGCTGGTGATCCTGATTTAGAAACTACAGCTAAGGCTTTACAAGTTCTAGATCGTTCTGGTGCGGATATTATTGAACTTGGTGTTCCCTATTCTGACCCTCTGGCTGATGGGCCTGTGATTCAAGCTGCTGCTACCCGTGCTTTACAAAGGGGTACAACCTTGGATCAGGTTTTGGCAATGGTAAAAGATATTACTCCAACTTTAAAAGCCCCAATAATTTTGTTTACTTATTACAACCCCATTATGCACAGGGGGATAGATAAGTTTTTGGGGCAAATTAAAGATGCTGGTGTGGCTGGGTTAGTAGTGCCTGATTTGCCTTTAGAAGAGGCAGCAGGGTTGTTAAAACCAGCCAGTGAGATGGGTATTGATTTAGTGCTATTAGTAGCACCAACCAGTTCTGCGGAGCGAATAGAGGCGATCGCCAGAGCTTCCCAAGGATTTATCTATTTAGTGAGTGTGACCGGTGTGACAGGAATGCGATCGCAAATGGAAAGTCGTGTTTCCGATTTACTCACACAAATTCGTAGCGTCACAGATAAACCCATTGGCGTTGGCTTTGGTATTGCCGATCTCCAGCAAGCACGACAAGTAAAAGAATGGGGCGCGGATGCAGCAATTGTCGGTAGTGCCATTGTTAAGCGTTTAGCAGAAGGAACACCAGAACAAGGACTCTCGGCGATCGCCCAATTTTGCCAAAATCTCAAAGAAACAATCAAAACACCCTCTTGA